The Kwoniella newhampshirensis strain CBS 13917 chromosome 2, whole genome shotgun sequence DNA segment CTCTGCTGGACCGTTCAAAAGGATTGGAAAATACAATACCGAAGGAGTAaagagaaaaaaaaaacagAGGAGCATTTGATGCTAGACTGCGGACTTTCCCTATTGACCTTACCTTATTATTGTGGTGATGACGTACGGCCCGCTGTTCGGCCCGCGCCCCGGCCCCGGGTCATTGGGATTGCAAGTAAAGACCCCGATTGTATGAAATTTATTTTAGGCATATTCCCAATCCCTTTGCGATCCCCACCTCCGATCAGCTCCGGCCCCCCATCACATCGCTCGTGGGTGGTTGGGTGGGTACACTTTCAAGTGAATACCCAAGTCAATTCTCTTTGAACGGCCCGGTCCCGGATCTCTGCCCAGTACTGTCGACCTTCCCTGTTGAGACCTTATCTTATCGGTTTTTGGCAGGTGTAGAAACTGAACAGCGAAGAAAATGGACATACAAGTGAAGGCAGGCGTTGTTGGCTCTGACGAGGCTCATCGGGCGTGTCTTGCAATCCCCATGGGGGGTGTGCTCCACTGGTCTCCCACGGGACGACGTCGCTGTCACAAACGTGTGATGTTCCGAGTGGAACCCTTGTATTACGCAGCAGGAAGTTTGATGGCGTCCTGACTTGTCGAAATGTGGTGGCTCCGATCGGGACCGAGATTCCCAATCTCATCGTGTATATCATATCATCTGCGATTCCCAATGTGTTTGAATGACGAGTGATCTCGTACTTGTCGTTCCCAATTTCTTATCTGGCTCGCTCGCACCGTGTGATGGAACATCATGTTACTCAATCTGATTTAGACTCATGCTTGAGAAGGTCATGACACGGTACACGATTCCCAATCTGCTTGAATGACGATTAATCTCGTCTTCCCGCGTTCCCAACTCTGTCTCCACGTACCCAATCTCGTCTTGACGTTCccaatctcttcttctcgttcccaacctcgtcttctcgttcccaatctcgtcctctcgtTCCCAATCTCTTGATTTGCTTTTCTCGGGCCGTAATGGAATGCAACGAGTCGCCGTTCAATCCAATTCGGACGATTCAGATGATGACCGAAATATCGGCATGGATACGTACTCAACGTGGGGGTTATGGGTGGGCCCGTGGACCCCGGGCGTGGGAGTAAAACCATACTGCATAGCAACCAATACTGGAATGGTGAGCGGTGACCGAACGACAactcgaggacgaagcaAGCTATGGGTCGTATAAAAATTGGATGGCTTAAGGATAATCAGACGAGCCCAAACGTCACACATACATACACTCATTCCAACACGAAAGACGCGCATTCATGTTCTGGTGGAAACCTTTATCCAATCCATATGGGGCATCTGATTGACAGGATCACTCGTGCTTCTTCGGTATGCTCAGGTTTCTCTGTCTCGGCATCTCTCTTTCGGCCGATCTCTCTTGGATTGGCTTTCCCTTGGTTGTGCATCTTACCGTGCAGGTTGAACTGAATCATCTAGGTGACGCCCTACCCTGACATCCTTGACAAGTTGGAAACAAGCTACATCCTTGACGTCTGACACACCTTCTGCTCACACCTCAAAACATGACGTTTGACCTTATATGCCTGGATGTTCGAGCTCCCTCCCATCTACGGCCATAGAATCAAGAAAATATCTCTTCCCGTTCGCTTAGAGAAATCAAGCTTGATATCGCTCGGTTAGTACCAAGGTCGGGGACGACTTGGGAATCCCGAGTGCTGTAGTTCGTTCACTTTTCTCTTTTTTGGTGCTGTTTCCATTACGGACTAGGAAAGTTCGAGAGGTGGCTGACGACTAGAGTGAGTAAGCAGGAAGGGAGTGGTGCTTGATGTGGAGCGGAGTGCGGAAAGGTGACAGAAAGGGATGGTCAAGTAGATCGTATACAAGATAATATCCACTGGTTTCTCAGGCGCCTGCAACCACGGAAGGTGGAACGAGATGGCCCAGTACGTTCGCCTCTCACGAGTACAACGACGAGCACTGTCACACTTCTATACATGCATAGCTGAAGCAATCATGCGATATTACAAATGTTTATTTAGCGACCTTTTCGAGCAGGGCCTGTTATTCGATGGTAACCGATCGCGAGTTGGAAAGGAGCAGACAGTGGATGGGAGAGGGTAGGGCCATGTGGGTTTGTGATAAGAGCGCAAGACGAGCAGAATAACAGGATGTAAGATGGTCAAAGAAAGGGGAATCGTTTGTCAGCATAACTGCGATATCATCACAGAGATCACGCAGATTACTCACGTTGAGCTTGGCGGGGACAGCACCAGTGACGGTGTCGATGGGCTTTCCATCCTTGTAAGCGATGAAAGTAGGCATGGCCTTGATCCCAACCTCCTTGGCGATAtcctcttgctcctcaATGTCAACCTTGACGAATTTGACGCCG contains these protein-coding regions:
- a CDS encoding thioredoxin, which translates into the protein MVKAIESYDEFKSLIAGSEPVVVDYWATWCGPCKMISPHFAKLEAKFPGVKFVKVDIEEQEDIAKEVGIKAMPTFIAYKDGKPIDTVTGAVPAKLNALLEKVAK